DNA from Vanessa tameamea isolate UH-Manoa-2023 chromosome 19, ilVanTame1 primary haplotype, whole genome shotgun sequence:
TTAAACAAATTTAGTACAAATGGACCGTATCCAGAATATCTATTTCTACAAATGATTTCTGCCATCCTACTTCGATCCTACCTTATCATACAAGTTTTTCGAGTCTTCTGTTTCAACGGGCGCCGTCTGCATTTCATCCTCTTTAAGCACCAAGTCGAGCAATATAGAGAAGGCGATGCCTGCCAGAACGCACACTACAGGCGTCAGAGTCAACATCAGTCGGACCATCACACCCGCAAAGTAAACAGCACTTAGAGCATATAAGGCCactgtaaaaatacattgtgtCTTAATACAACAGAAATTACATTCAAACTATCATACTTGGAAAATCCCTCAAGTGGGCAAAGGCTTTTTCTCAAACAAAGACTCAAACAGTCATACCAATCGTGCTTTTGATCTAATGTTGTACATAATCTCTCTCAACTGATGTTTGCATGCAATACCCATgccagataaaataataaagtattacaataaaaaaatattcttaccaAAAACTCTctcatcattaatatttttgatgcaATACCAAAGTCCAACAGGGAATGTACACACAAGTACGTGTAAATCGAAGAAAAATGATGACCATGTTGTCGGCTGGTGTTCAGATACCGAAGCTATGATAGGGATATGGATCTTTGCGTAACCTGTATCCCATAGGGagtaaaatctaaaaaaataatcttttaatatatctatcaattttaaaattattaactataaaaagaagttatttattaataaggaaaataaatgtaaaaaatttaacttaagaAAAACAAGACATTTTTACTTACACAGATTACTTTACCCACGTAGATAAAACATATCACTCACACTACAGTACCCTCAAGTATAATTGTATTCTGAATTGTTTTTGTCAAGCTAACAATGTGTGGAATAAGTGTATTTATGGTATGTCGTGTTTATCTAATTCAAGCAACTACCTTAGCAAATTAATACAAATGCaaaatttgaatgaattataatttcaaactttatatatatttattataaaaaataataataatattaaagtataacacTTTTATATGTTACATTTGAGTAAAACACTTCTGATACAAATTTCTATCCAGTGTACTGAGTTggagtatagtttttattaattatctttctAGTTGAAAACACAAACTTACCTTCCACTCCAGGGAGCAATTACCCCCATATATGTAAGGAGAACCACAGCCAAGAACACAGTCCCGGCAGCTACCAAACCCCCCAAGATAAGCAATTGTTTCCATTGTCCTTTCGGATTCAGGCTGTGTAAATACTTTAATGCACCTACGGCCATCAAAAGTGCAAACACACCTAGAAATATAAACTTATGTTAATCAAGAACTTctatcttttttctttttaattactttcatatgaactttttatatttcttttcacATTTccatatgttattgttatttattcatatgtttcattttaatatgtttactaataattatcagaaacaatttacataaaggataaacaaaacattaattacattttaaccgTGGACAGACAATTTTattcactttatatattttttttatttattattaaaaatgtaatctatacttaattaaaaaatacctaaaaagcaatatatttacagagaaattattaaaaagatttaaatgtttaatgattAAACTATTGATAAGCAATCAAACCTATCAATTGTAATTCTGTGATACACACATATTGTAATAACGAAACTGTTATAGTTtcgaaaatatcattttaattttaggtatattgatataccttatatatatatcaacataaTTCAACAACCTAAGTTACATTTACAaccaaaaaattaaactattttgtaaatataatgtctTTACTAAACATTTCAATGAATGTGATGAAGAAAGactttagatattatatagaaaataatgtatCAATGAATGATGTTAATTGATCATCGAtaatgttaaatgaaaaaatgtgaatatttcttaattcaaataccaaatcaaaatgttttcaaGATCATAGTCATAATGAATACTATACACTATTTGTAATTTGTAGAACGTCAGgcaaatgttaatatatatgtcataataagaataataaatagttcCTAACATTGTCGATGTGTTCCCAACCACTTATCACCATGAAATGTCCATTCTAACTACTGTAACAATTTATTCACCTATTCATTAGCAATTGTATCTACACTAAGCTCTACCAACAAATCTGTCTAATAGCATTTTAAAGAATTGTTAgtccttaatcaaaatatatttacctgaAGCAGCCATGTGTTCACTTGTGCGGATTGGTTGGAATCCTACGAATGGAATCTGCATAGACAGCAATAGTCCAATAATGTAAAAGACAGTATAGCTGACAAATAACCTTTGCGAGAACCGTCCCATAATAAGTAATACAAAGACATGTAAAGgtattaaattgataatgaaCACGTAACCACCCCATGCTGAGacctgaaaaatattaatttctaaaatgatGTCATAAAACAGGCATAGAACAGTATAAAGTTTTAGTAAGTTAAGTGACAgcatcaaaatttttatttacaagtcaCATGAAtacagataaatttaaaatatatatatgaactcACCATATAAAAGTATGAAAGAGCTGTACAAATTGACCAGAAAATTGATCCACTTTTTATACTTTTCaaccataaataataagtaaactgTAGTGCAAATATAGCTATGCCCTCATTATCATAACTCCCTGCTACAGACCTGCTGCTGTAGCCTGGTACTATTGCTATAAAACATGCAGCAAAGAGACCTGCACCACGGGACCATAGCTCAGATGTTAACAGGTAAGTAGCTATTGCTGTTAAaccactaaaaaaatatatcgtattaataataactaaatccATTTTTGCCTGTATAACAGTAAGccaataactattaaaaaatatacctgaATATTGGTGCAAGAAACACACATATATCTCGTATGTGTATTGGTATATTAAGTGTATGCAGTATCCAATGGATGGTCCCTGATGTGATCATAAGACCAGGGTAAACTGTACCCCCTACAATGCGACCTAGAGGGTACCATGCTCTCTCGTCaaaccaatttaaaaagttatagaaACCATGCTGTACCATATACGCCGTCGATCTATAGTTAAACCTGTAAcacatattcattatatttctaAGAGGAATGCACGTGAAAAAAAAACCTAGtctttttaaaagtattgttatgttGCTTACCAAGGATCAAATTCATGAATGATGCTTTCGAAACGTATTACAGCAAAAAGCCGGGATGCAAAACCGGCCAACCAAGCCAGTGACAAAACTGTAACCGTGATGAGAGTACTAAAGCCGGTCGTGTTGTTAAATATTCCTTTATTGCGACCATTGCTGTGTTTAGTCTCAGCCGTTGTCGGCATCTTAATatgagataaaattattgactatcctaaatattcaataaaagattTCTCATACATCAATTTCAACAATACGATTTCTATTGAAATTGATTGACTTTTGGCTGACTGACACGTCCACCTTAAAATAAAGCTTgccagttatattaaaaaaaatgtattaatttgtagttcaatttaaaaaagcttatcatcaataatattatatatgtattttaagtagAAAGACAGGTATTACGTACctacctatttttttaaatgccttttgtattataaaaccatatatttttatacaattatacctAGGCTACACACACAcgttatacaaaattttataattatggatACTAGATAATATAggcttacaaataaaatatacacaccACATTTTTTGTGCATGTACagtattaaatctaaatttaataatctcgtctttaaaataagtattatacacataaaagaAATTTATGAATTTTCGTTTACTTCTCCACGCTATACAAAGATTTTCAACATATctgcattgaaaatatttataatatttaagtcaacgtagtttaatgttaaattaaactacATTTCAGactttaagtataataattattaattaatcttatcatTAGTAATATACTGTGTGTTAtgatttacaaacaaaacattttctgCCATGTAACTATTGTATACTTAAAACTTTTCCGAAATGCGCATACTACACACACAAACTATGCAAATattagatttatgtatattggtttagtaattttttcaagtaaagaacacaaaaaaaagttttcacaTTTATTAGTAGTCAAGAACGTTACAAAAATTGATTGTAAAGTGTTTTTGACTAGACTTAAATGGCCACACGGGATTCGCGTGacgaaacattaaaatatcaataaaattgataataacaaaaaacagaTCTTcagtatattattacaaataccgaagatttgtataaattttcagCTATATGCAAATTATTGTAAACTTACCACtacttattagtttatttagacTGGACTATATTAGcttaaaatattcatagcatatttaaattcatacataatatttagaatGTATATAGTGCGCGAGCGCGCGCCCGTGTATTTCTTTGGTTATTGTTAGATATTACTTTTAGAAAATGATttcttaacatttaaaaaatactagctCATTTCGTTAATTTATGATGTTGGATAATAATATCGTGatcaacaaaataattgttatactgTTTAAACGTTAAAAAGAGATAAAGTAAGATGATAATTGACACATTAGAAACAAGGAAAACGGAACGTCATTGGTAACGAAATAAAGTGATTTAAAAAGCGGAAATCAGAAATCAGATTTCAGAATTTGATTagtcttgaataaaataaatgttataataacaaaacaaacgaAATGTTGATATCAGACGGTATAAATCACGGGAAATTACAATCAATAATAGTTGGAGAATTAAAAAAAGCGGGATTAAAACATCGTCTTAAAAAGATTATATCAAAAAATGTCAAAGTAAGTTTTCTACTTAAATGTACTGATTAAATTGTGTATACAAGTGTCGAAAATAACATTTCTTATCGATTTTTAGGATCATAAAACAGTGTTTGGAGCACCTTTGGTTAAAGTTCCATCATGTAGTGTGATTTGTTGTGGAAGCACTTTGTGTATTCCCACCGTTGTTAGTGAAATGTCGTCAGTATTGCGAAAGAATGCTCAAATCGAAGGCCTCTTTAGAAAAGCAGGGTCTCAAACCCGCCAAAAAGATATTaaggtaaataaacaaaatatatattctttaaatttgaatttgtagaaaatacattttttcaacTAAGCATTTGGTTTTAGCGGTTGCTTGACGCTGGTGGTTGTGTATCAGAGGGCCATCATCCAATCGATGTGGCGAGTGTATTGAAACTCTACCTCCGGTGCTTGCCAGAACCTTTGATTAGTGCTGAAGTGCAAGATCTGCTTTTGCGATGTAGATTATCAACCGGCGAAGAtagtttaaaatctattttaaacacACTATTACTTTTACCAGTACTACATGTTCACCTTTTGCATTATGTGATGGAGGTATACAATCttttacaaatacttttgaaacaatattaattaattattcatactaATCATTCAAACTAAATGTTGAAAtttcagttattaaattatatagcatCAAGGCacaaagataacttaatggacTCTTCAAATCTAGCCATAGTACTAGCTCCAAGTATCATGCCTCTACCAGCTGCATCCTCTGCGCATCGATTAGAACATCATGTAGCCCTAGTCAAGGTAAAGatgttaaattatgtatattttgaaacatCTCAAATTATCAGGTATACTATGAAATGTAAGCCAGTAAATAAAatgctgtataatatatattttgaattatatattcaataagtcAGTCAGTaagttgataattttttttttaacaaaactgtTCTGTTAGTTAACACTTAAAAATCCATGGACACTACTCCATCAAACTAGAAACAGTATGTTCCCAATAgtctaacaaaaataaaaatagctatgTTAGCTTTAAATCAAAGACTTACTGAGTGTTTTTTTGATATAAGTGTAGCAAATTTGAAACtgtaacaacaatttaaaatggGTGACaacatttatttgcttttttacAAGTTACTTCCACCATACTGCTTAGTAAATATTGTGGGATATATTTGTCGGCCTTCTTTCTTTGAAAGTTTCatcatataatgtattttttatattttagatatttatagaaaactCTAAGCACATAGGACTTTTAACAGACGATTTAATGACAAAACTTGATGATGATTCCGACGTCAGTCAATCAAGAAGAAAAAAAAGGCGAAGTGGATCCCTTAATAGTAagcttatatactttatattgaaatatgttttatcaattatgTTGCTatgatgtttaaaaatagacATCGGAGGAAGTATGTGTATAACTTTGTTAATGCTTATCATATAACTAAAGAATATGATGATAACACACATTGggaattaaacaataaattccaaacaacaataattattcagTATTTAATGTCGctataaatttgatgaaatttggaaactttaattattttatgtattattggttcagtggttttaCCATCGAAGagttacaaacagacagagttactttcaaatttattatattactatatatgaCGATTGCTAAtacttagttatattatttaatcccacaaacataaacaaatatgcTATAAAATCTGTTTCCTTAGGAATGTTAAGCGGATTACGAAAAATGGTCTCTGGTAATGTAACCACCCCAGCACTAGTCATGGAAAATGGTAAAACACCAGTATTGAGTAAATCTGCAGCCAAAAGGAAATTTGATAATTACGAAGGACtttctgtaaaaataaagtaagttgcattacatgtacatgtattttgtaaaattccAAGTGGTATTATCTAATACTTAGCAGTATTGAGCAAGAAATTGTTCTTTGATAATTAGTTTCAATAGCACAGCATATGTTTAAGCTCCATAattctttttatgtaataataattttaattaattattaaatactattgttatttttaaaaattcattattaaCC
Protein-coding regions in this window:
- the LOC113399418 gene encoding dolichyl-diphosphooligosaccharide--protein glycosyltransferase subunit STT3B isoform X2, which encodes MPTTAETKHSNGRNKGIFNNTTGFSTLITVTVLSLAWLAGFASRLFAVIRFESIIHEFDPWFNYRSTAYMVQHGFYNFLNWFDERAWYPLGRIVGGTVYPGLMITSGTIHWILHTLNIPIHIRDICVFLAPIFSGLTAIATYLLTSELWSRGAGLFAACFIAIVPGYSSRSVAGSYDNEGIAIFALQFTYYLWLKSIKSGSIFWSICTALSYFYMVSAWGGYVFIINLIPLHVFVLLIMGRFSQRLFVSYTVFYIIGLLLSMQIPFVGFQPIRTSEHMAASGVFALLMAVGALKYLHSLNPKGQWKQLLILGGLVAAGTVFLAVVLLTYMGVIAPWSGRFYSLWDTGYAKIHIPIIASVSEHQPTTWSSFFFDLHVLVCTFPVGLWYCIKNINDERVFVALYALSAVYFAGVMVRLMLTLTPVVCVLAGIAFSILLDLVLKEDEMQTAPVETEDSKNLYDKAGKLKKRTPEPVPAADSGLGMNVRSGTLIAFMILLMLFSVHCTWATSNAYSSPSIVLASYGNDGSRKILDDFREAYGWLSQNTAEDARIMSWWDYGYQIAGMGNRTTLVDNNTWNNSHIALVGKAMASNESAAYDIMTMLDVDYVLVIFGGAIGYSGDDINKFIWMVRIAEGEHPKEIHEADYFTERGEYRVDSEASKTMLNCLMYKLSYYRYDSGGSPAGYDRTRGALPGHRGFQLTYLEEAYTTEHWLVRIYRVKKPDEFNRPRLPLAKRTIPTSNNLSKKTSKRRKGLLKNKPTLVKGKKMTKLE
- the LOC113399418 gene encoding dolichyl-diphosphooligosaccharide--protein glycosyltransferase subunit STT3B isoform X1, encoding MPTTAETKHSNGRNKGIFNNTTGFSTLITVTVLSLAWLAGFASRLFAVIRFESIIHEFDPWFNYRSTAYMVQHGFYNFLNWFDERAWYPLGRIVGGTVYPGLMITSGTIHWILHTLNIPIHIRDICVFLAPIFSGLTAIATYLLTSELWSRGAGLFAACFIAIVPGYSSRSVAGSYDNEGIAIFALQFTYYLWLKSIKSGSIFWSICTALSYFYMVSAWGGYVFIINLIPLHVFVLLIMGRFSQRLFVSYTVFYIIGLLLSMQIPFVGFQPIRTSEHMAASGVFALLMAVGALKYLHSLNPKGQWKQLLILGGLVAAGTVFLAVVLLTYMGVIAPWSGRFYSLWDTGYAKIHIPIIASVSEHQPTTWSSFFFDLHVLVCTFPVGLWYCIKNINDERVFVALYALSAVYFAGVMVRLMLTLTPVVCVLAGIAFSILLDLVLKEDEMQTAPVETEDSKNLYDKAGKLKKRTPEPVPAADSGLGMNVRSGTLIAFMILLMLFSVHCTWATSNAYSSPSIVLASYGNDGSRKILDDFREAYGWLSQNTAEDARIMSWWDYGYQIAGMGNRTTLVDNNTWNNSHIALVGKAMASNESAAYDIMTMLDVDYVLVIFGGAIGYSGDDINKFIWMVRIAEGEHPKEIHEADYFTERGEYRVDSEASKTMLNCLMYKLSYYRYDSGGSPAGYDRTRGALPGHRGFQLTYLEEAYTTEHWLVRIYRVKKPDEFNRPRLPLAKRTIPTSNNLSKKPAYDLGPMTSKRRKGLLKNKPTLVKGKKMTKLE